The nucleotide window AAAGTGTCCCAATCAAACTGAGACACTCCGTTTCATAAAATCTCCACCGGAATAACATTATGCTTCTTCTGCCAACTGCACTGTTTTCTTTTTCGTAATAGAAGTAATACAAACGCCGATAAAAACCAGGCAGCCGCCAATGATTTGCGGTATGTCAATCACCTCGCCTAAGATAAAAAACGCAGCCACTGTACCAAACACCGGGATTAGGTTCAAAGAAATAGATGCTTTGGATGGACCGATTATTGCAACTGCACGATTCCAAAATAAAAACGAGCATATGGACGGAAAAATTCCAATGTAAAGTAAAGCACTCCACTCCGCAAGATTCACTTCACCAGCCGGTACAAACGCCAACTCAATCGCCACCGCAGGAATCATCACCAGGAAACCAAGCGCAAGCGTAAAGCCGAAAATTACAAGTGATGGCAGCTTTCCGGAAATCTTTTTAATATTAATAGAATATAAAGACCATAAAATGACAGCCAACACCATAATCAAATCGCCACTATTAAACTGCAAAGCAAGCATCCTCTCAACTGACCCATGCGTGATGACAATCAGCACACCGACCATTGAAATCCCCATCGACACCCAGTACTTCAACTCCATTTTTTCTCCAATCAGAAGAGCTGAAAGAAGGAAAATGAAGAGAGGATTAGTGCTATTCAATAAGGTCGCATTGATCGCCGTCGTATAATTGAGCGCCCAATAAATCAGCAGATTAAATCCAATTACCCCAGTCAAAGCCAGGAATAACAGCAGCTTGAAGTGTTCTCTTAAGGCGGCCCTTTCATGTCTGAACAACTTGATAATCACCGAAGACATGATCAGGACACCAATTCCCAAACGGGGTGAACGAAATCGTCACCGGCGGCAGCGAACCAGCAAGAAACTTCCCAGCAACCGCATTGCCGCCCCAAAATAATGCAGCAACAACCAAAAGTAAATAGGGTGCGTTTCCAAGCCTCTGGATCAATCTATCCCCCTCCTCGCATCCTAATCTAAAAACTTAGAATCCTCTATTACTTCGATAAAATTAGGAATACCTATTTTATAGGTAATTAAATGATTAAATCATTGAAAAATGAAAATGAGGAATGCCGCGTTGACCGCGGCATTTTTTTACTTATTCTATATTGTGTTCAACTCTCCATCATACCGAT belongs to Mesobacillus subterraneus and includes:
- a CDS encoding DMT family transporter produces the protein MSSVIIKLFRHERAALREHFKLLLFLALTGVIGFNLLIYWALNYTTAINATLLNSTNPLFIFLLSALLIGEKMELKYWVSMGISMVGVLIVITHGSVERMLALQFNSGDLIMVLAVILWSLYSINIKKISGKLPSLVIFGFTLALGFLVMIPAVAIELAFVPAGEVNLAEWSALLYIGIFPSICSFLFWNRAVAIIGPSKASISLNLIPVFGTVAAFFILGEVIDIPQIIGGCLVFIGVCITSITKKKTVQLAEEA